Proteins found in one Quercus robur chromosome 2, dhQueRobu3.1, whole genome shotgun sequence genomic segment:
- the LOC126712442 gene encoding GDSL esterase/lipase EXL3-like, with the protein MHFLFKKMFSSSAIVLFSLTAFVLFCNTNAVIKPPGNATIPAFIAFGDSIMDTGNNYIETIAKCNFPPYGRDFVGGKPTGRWSNGKAPTDLIAEELGIKELVPPYLDPNLQLQDLKTGVCFASGGTGYDPLTPILAFFFFFFQKSVISLPDQLRMFKEYIGKLNATFGAEQTNFILANSLFFLVAGSNDIANTYYLSPSREIMYDISSYTDLMIKFASKFLKELQGLGARRIGVFSAPPLGCIPSQRTTVGGLQRNCAEKYNRASLLFNSKLNTTIDSLNKNLPDSRIVYVDVYNPFLDIIENPQNYGFHVADRGCCGTGDIEVAVLCTSTPTTCVNASDYIFWDSYHPTEAVYRTLISQFLPKYINSFF; encoded by the exons ATGCACTTCCTCtttaagaaaatgttttcttcTTCAGCTATAGTATTGTTTAGTCTCACTGCCTTTGTTCTTTTCTGCAACACCAATGCTGTTATAAAGCCACCAGGAAATGCAACCATTCCAGCATTTATAGCTTTTGGAGATTCAATCATGGATACGGGCAACAACTATATAGAAACTAtagcaaagtgtaattttcctcCATATGGGAGAGATTTTGTAGGAGGAAAACCAACAGGTAGATGGAGCAATGGAAAGGCCCCCACAGACCTAAtag CGGAGGAATTGGGAATTAAAGAGCTTGTGCCCCCATACTTGGATCCAAACTTGCAACTTCAAGATCTCAAGACTGGTGTATGCTTTGCTTCTGGTGGCACTGGATATGATCCCTTGACTCCCATTTTAGCG ttttttttttttttttttcaaaaatcggTCATATCTTTGCCCGATCAATTAAGAATGTTCAAAGAATACATAGGGAAACTTAATGCAACTTTTGGAGCGGAGCAGACAAATTTCATCTTGGCCAACAGTCTATTTTTCTTGGTAGCAGGCAGTAATGACATTGCCAATACATATTATCTTTCTCCTTCACGGGAAATTATGTACGATATCTCTTCTTACACTGACCTTATGATCAAGTTTGCTTCCAAATTCTTAAAG GAACTTCAAGGTCTAGGGGCAAGAAGGATTGGAGTATTCAGTGCACCGCCACTAGGATGTATACCATCACAGAGAACTACGGTTGGAGGATTACAAAGAAATTGTGCAGAAAAGTACAACCGAGCATCATTGTTGTTCAACTCTAAACTTAATACCACAATAGACTCCCTTAACAAGAACCTGCCAGATAGTAGGATAGTCTATGTTGATGTTTACAACCCTTTTCTTGATATCATTGAAAACCCTCAAAACTATG GCTTCCATGTTGCAGATAGAGGGTGTTGTGGTACAGGGGACATAGAAGTAGCTGTACTATGTACATCAACTCCCACCACATGCGTAAATGCTTCTGATTATATATTTTGGGATAGTTATCATCCCACTGAAGCAGTATACAGGACCCTTATTTCTCAATTCCTCCCAAAGTACATCAATAGCTTCTTCTGA